CGACGCCCTGCGCACCCACCTCCGACAGCAACTCCCCGACTACATGATCCCGACCACCTTCATCACCCTCCCCGAACTCCCCCTCACCCCCAACGGCAAAGTCGACACCAAAGCCCTCCCCGCACCCGACCACCACCGCCCCGACCTCGCCAACGCCTACACCGCCCCCCGCACCGACACCGAACGCACCCTGGCGGCGATCTGGGCGGACGTGCTCGGCGTCCACACCATCGGCGTGCACGACAACTTCTTCACGCTCGGAGGCCAGTCGATCAGCGCGGTGAGAGTGGCCTCGCGGGTCCGGGAGGCCGGACTGCACATCGCGCTGCAACAGATCACGCGGCATCCGACGGTCGCCGGTCTGGCAGCCGTGCTGGACGCCCCAAAGACCATGCCGGAGTCGGGGCCGGCGTCCGGCGGGCTGGTCGTCCCGCTGTCGCGCACGGTCGACCCCGCTCTCCCCGTGCTGTTCTGCGTGCACCCCGGCGGCGGGAGCACACATCCGTACCGGGCACTCGCTCACCGTCTGGCCGGGGTGTTCACCGTCTACGGTGTCCAGGCGCCGGGGCTGAACGCGGGCGAATCGCCGCTCGTCGGCTTCGAGGCCGTCGCCGACCGCTATTGGCGGGAGATCCGCGAGGTGCAGCCGGAGGGACCCTGCACGATCCTCGGGTGGTCGACCGGCGCGGTGATCGCGCACGCGATGGGGGAACGCGACCCGCGGGCGGTGGCCCGCCTGCTCCTCCTGGAGCCGGCGGTGACCGGGGACGACCAGCGGGACCGGTTCCAGCGGCACGCGGAGGTGTACCGCAGGGTGAACGCGCTGTGGCAGCACGGCCAGGACCGGACCGGGTCCCGGCGTGACGCCGTGGAGCGGGAGATGAAGCGGCTGGCCCCGGAGATGAACATCGAGGAGTCCGCGATCACGCTCGACCAGTGGTTGCCCTACGCGGTACTGGAGGCCGAGGTGCGCTCGCTCGCCGCCTACCGGCCCGGGGGCTCGGTCGCCCCGGCGACCCTGTTCGTCAGCGACACCGTGCGCGACGGCAGCGGGGACGAGGTACCGCAGGCGCGGTACGTCGCGCACTGGAGCGAGCTCTACCCGATGGGCCTGGACATCCGTGCGATGCCGGGGCGCCACATGGAGATGGTCAAGGGCGACGAGCAGCTGTCCGTGCTGCTCGCTGCGGTACGGGAGAGCGTGACGGGCAGCACCGACCGTGCGGCGGAGGCCCTGTTGCCGGCCTGACGGATGCCGTGCGCCGCCGAAGCCGCCCTCCGCTCCCGCGGAGGGCGGCTTCCGTCGATCGGGGCCGGCAGGGCCGCCGCCCGCGCGGCACGGTGCGGCCGGCCGGGGGCCGACGCGAGGGCGCGCGGCCGGGGGGCGTCGTCACGTTCCCCCTCATGCTCGCCCTCGTAGCCGGGAAGTCCGCGGTGCAGGGCGTCCCACCGCCGAACCGCCGTGACGCGCACCGTACTTGTCCTCGGCCTGAGCGGAGTTTCCGACGGAGCACCAGGGGCAGTCGACCGGCATGGACGGAATCGAAGAAGTTGTGGAGACCCGGGGCAACCTTCACCACGTGGTGCTGGCGGCGGACACCAACGGTGACGGCAAGCCCGACGTATGGATGACGGACACCACGGGAGACGGCACGGCGGATCTGTACCAGTTCGACACCACGGGTGACGGCGAGGTCGACGTCACCATGGTCGAGCGCGCGGAGACGGCCGGCGCGGACCGTGTCGTGGTCGAGGGCGACGGCGGTCACCCCGTGGACGACTGAGCGCGCGTTCGCACTCCACGTACCCCCGTACGGGCACAGGCGCGTGCGTACCCGTCGGCGCTCATCGGCCGACCGCCGACGGCACCTCCCGCGGGCGGGGGGACGGGCGTCCGTACGCTGCACGCGGGCGGTGCCGTCCACGCCGAAACGCCCCGGTCCGGGGTTCCCTCCGAATCCTTCGGAGGGAACCCCGGACCGGGGCGAGCCGTCACCGCGCGAAGTTCAGGTCACCAGCGGGTCAACTCGGTGAAGAAGTGCGGCACTTCGGTGGCCCGTCCACTCTCCAGGGCGGTCCGGTAGATGTGGTTGCCGACCGCCAGGTCCAGGACGCCGAGGCCGAACGGGGAGAAGACGGTGGGGCGGTCACGGTCGAGGGTGACCTTGCCACGCAGGACGTCGGCGAGCGTGCCGTCGATGAAGTCGCGGGTGCCGTACTCCGTCTCGGTGAGGTGGGGTGAGGTCTGTGCGGTCAGACAGTGGTCCACGTCGTCGACGACGTTGTGGCACTTGATCATGACCGTGGGGTGGATGTCGCGCAGGGACAGGTTCAGGATGAGCTGGTCCGGAAGCAGGGTCTGGCCGTCCGCCAGCCAGGGCGCCGGCGCGGTGGTGGCGAGGACCACCAGGTCCGCGGTGGCCAGGGCGGCGTCGATCTGGGTGACGGCTCTGGCCTGCCAGCCGTGGGTGCCCGACACGTGGTCGGCGAACTTCTCGGCATACGCGTCCACGTGGTCGTGGACGAGGCACTCGCGGACGTTGAGCCCGCGGGCGGCGAGGAAGTCGGAGACCGTGCGGCCGATGATTCCGGCGCCGACGAAGAGCACCGTGCGCGGCGCGTCGTCGGGGGCCAGGGTCTCCACGGCGAGGGCCGCGGAGGCCGCCGTACGGGCGGCGCTGATGCGGGAGGCCTCCAGGCAGGCGAACGGGTACCCGGTCTCCGCGTCGTTGAGCAGCAGGACGGCGGAGGCACGGGGCAGGTTCCGCCGCACGTTCTCCGGGTAGCTGGCGATCCACTTCAGGCCGGAGACCGGTGCCTCGCCACCGAGGTGGGCGGGGAGGGCGATGATGCGGGCGCCGGGGTTGTCGGGGAAGCGCAGGAAGTAGCTGTTGGGGTTCACGGTCGCGCCGCGACTGTGCTGGAGGTACGTGTCTCGCACGATGTCCAGGATCTCGGACGGCGCGGAGGTGATGACGTCCTCGGCGACGACGCCGTCGATCACGTGAAAAGTCGACATCGGTAGGTCCCTTTCGCGGGTTGCGGAGGAGGTGCGGGCACGGAGCGGTGGTCAGGCGAGGACGCCGAGGTGTTCTCCCACCCACGCGTCGTTGTAGACGGTGCCGAGGTAGCGCTCGCCGAGGTCGGGCGAGATCGCGGCGATGCGGGCGCCGACCGGGAACGCGTCGGCGTACTGGCGGATCGCGGCCAGGACGGAGCCGGTGGACCCGCCGACGAGGAGGCCGTGGCTGCGGGCGAGCAGCCGGCACTCGCGGACCGCGTCCTCCTCCGCGACGAGCACGACGTCGTCGGCGAGGCCGGGTTCGAGCAGCTCGGGGATGCGGCTGGCGCCCAGACCGGGGATGCGGCGAGGGCCGGGCGGCGCCCCGAAGATGATGGAGCCGAGGGCGTCGACGGCCACGATCCGGGTGCCGGGGGAGAACTCCCGCAGGTAC
The DNA window shown above is from Streptomyces sp. NBC_00247 and carries:
- the sbnB gene encoding 2,3-diaminopropionate biosynthesis protein SbnB; protein product: MSTFHVIDGVVAEDVITSAPSEILDIVRDTYLQHSRGATVNPNSYFLRFPDNPGARIIALPAHLGGEAPVSGLKWIASYPENVRRNLPRASAVLLLNDAETGYPFACLEASRISAARTAASAALAVETLAPDDAPRTVLFVGAGIIGRTVSDFLAARGLNVRECLVHDHVDAYAEKFADHVSGTHGWQARAVTQIDAALATADLVVLATTAPAPWLADGQTLLPDQLILNLSLRDIHPTVMIKCHNVVDDVDHCLTAQTSPHLTETEYGTRDFIDGTLADVLRGKVTLDRDRPTVFSPFGLGVLDLAVGNHIYRTALESGRATEVPHFFTELTRW